One window of the Thunnus albacares chromosome 3, fThuAlb1.1, whole genome shotgun sequence genome contains the following:
- the LOC122979238 gene encoding NACHT, LRR and PYD domains-containing protein 3-like produces the protein MDLQSRLKNALKDKYHETYSENLLLPPRLCYRKLNRDYALPSLYQHEFRYVDNSDLHTWVVFQNVPLADILSCDCRHGSSKRTVITLGVCGVGKTTTVQRCALEWAEGKAHHDIHLLFPLTFWELNLLKRKLSLIELLKMFYPELKELDASSLNENNVWFVLDGLDEYRLKLNFCCPTVSDVSEVSTVDNLVTNLIRGNLLPNAHIWITTRYAAATEIPDCFLLKETEVQGFSDEQKEQHFRTVLGSDALTNKAIDHVKISRSLDFLCQIPPICTIMATVLKNHLTTDDGFKISPLTLTQIYTNLVQVSNMDVFAKLKKLALFRMERGTVVYEHDLLESGLRFGEASALSRECPLVLREEKGLHNTTVFRFGHTSIQEFLAASSKLDNIESSFYQSNRCQNLVDQALQSPEGRFDVFLRFIFGLIKERATLGPTDPLFDYTKKKILENILSYSAVGLFHCLREFDSQALLSEVKFYLKTGISPIPDFTPMHWTFMIQRTTNFEGMRDSFEMQVSMRCDERLLRHLPVILKSKKAMLRFSNLTDKCCPLLAAVLSTKESYLRELDLGYNSISDDGVKKLVEGLTDQNCRLKMLKLQGCEVTSQACQYLATALRQSLKLRELDLSGNEIGDDGLKHLANGLRAPACHLEALKLSQCNIEQRGCHYLASALQSNSSHLKVLDMSSNMIGDKGANEIFKKFDISQLTKLEMYHCGLTRLSCARIGECLKLETSNLVELNLSNNNLEDPGFALICEGMYAWCRLEKLNISSCGITGVGCFYLAKVLCSVSQLYSGLMQQTDWQAVELKDLDLSMNCLKDNGVKDIAAGLTNPYSHLRTLNLSHCSLTDECCAEIASGLASKESISELDLSGNALLDKGVKKLCVGLKSPQCKLDKLSLRSCGLSSRSIQFLTAALKSNPQHLTELHLMGNNLEDSGIRVLMELTKNQKYSLHTIDVSAD, from the exons ATGGATCTCCAAAGCCGTCTCAAAAACGCACTAAAGGACAAATATCATGAAACATATTCTGAAAACTTGCTACTTCCGCCAAGACTTTGCTACCGGAAGCTCAATAGGGACTATGCATTACCTAGTTTGTATCAGCATGAATTTAGATATGTTGATAATTCTGACCTTCATACTTGGGTTGTTTTTCAAAACGTCCCGCTGGCAGATATCTTATCATGTGACTGCAGACATGGCAGCAGCAAAAGAACAGTCATCACTTTAGGAGTGTGTGGAGTTGGAAAAACCACAACGGTGCAGAGGTGTGCTCTGGAGTGGGCTGAGGGAAAAGCACACCATGACATCCACCTCCTGTTTCCTCTCACTTTCTGGGAGTTAAATTTGCTAAAACGCAAATTGAGCCTAATTGAACTACTCAAGATGTTTTACCCGGAGTTGAAGGAGCTCGATGCTTCCAgcctaaatgaaaacaatgtttggtttgtccttgACGGATTGGATGAGTATCGTCTCAAGCTAAACTTCTGCTGTCCAACAGTGAGTGATGTTTCTGAAGTGTCCACGGTGGATAATCTAGTGACCAATCTGATCAGGGGGAATTTACTTCCCAATGCTCATATATGGATAACGACCCGGTACGCAGCGGCAACAGAAATCCCTGATTGCTTTTTGCTTAAAGAGACCGAGGTGCAAGGGTTCAGTGATGAGCAGAAGGAGCAGCACTTCAGGACAGTTCTCGGTAGTGATGCCCTCACCAATAAAGCCATTGACCACGTGAAAATATCAAGGAGTCTTGACTTCCTTTGCCAGATACCTCCAATCTGCACCATCATGGCGACTGTACTGAAGAATCATCTGACAACAGATGATGGGTTTAAAATCAGTCCCTTGACTCTAACCCAGATCTACACAAACCTGGTCCAAGTATCAAACATGGATGTTTTTGCCAAGCTGAAAAAGCTGGCACTGTTCCGGATGGAAAGGGGAACCGTAGTGTATGAGCATGACCTTTTAGAAAGTGGATTACGTTTTGGGGAAGCATCAGCTCTTTCCAGAGAGTGTCCACTTGTGTTGAGAGAAGAGAAGGGGCTGCATAATACCACAGTTTTTCGCTTTGGTCACACAAGCATTCAGGAGTTCTTGGCTGCATCGTCTAAACTGGACAACATTGAATCAAGCTTTTATCAGTCCAATCGTTGTCAAAACCTGGTGGACCAGGCACTGCAGAGCCCTGAGGGAAGATTTGATGTCTTCCTGCGCTTCATCTTTGGTCTCATTAAGGAGCGTGCAACACTGGGGCCCACTGATCCGCTGTTTGACTACACCAAGAAGAAGATCctggaaaacattttgtcttaCAGTGCTGTGggtctgttccactgtctgagaGAGTTTGACAGTCAAGCGTTACTAAGTGAGGTCAAGTTTTATCTGAAGACAGGCATCTCACCAATCCCTGATTTCACACCAATGCACTGGACATTCATGATCCAGAGAACCACAAATTTTGAGGGGATGCGAGATAGTTTTGAGATGCAAGTGTCCATGAGATGTGATGAACGACTCCTCAGGCATCTGCCAGTTATTTTGAAATCAAAGAAAGCTAT GTTGCGATTCTCGAACCTGACAGACAAGTGTTGTCCACTTTTAGCAGCTGTCCTGAGCACAAAAGAGTCATACCTGAGAGAACTGGACCTGGGATACAACAGCATCAGCGACGACGGGGTCAAGAAACTTGTGGAGGGGCTGACTGATCAAAATTGCCGACTGAAAATGCTGAAATTGCAAGGCTGTGAAGTGACCTCACAAGCCTGTCAATACCTGGCCACAGCCCTGAGACAGTCCCTGAAACTGCGAGAGCTGGATCTCAGCGGGAACGAAATAGGAGACGATGGACTGAAACATCTTGCAAACGGTTTGAGAGCTCCTGCATGCCACTTAGAAGCACTTAA aCTATCACAGTGCAACATTGAGCAAAGGGGCTGCCATTATCTGGCCTCAGCTTTGCAGAGCAACTCTAGCCACCTGAAAGTGTTGGATATGAGCAGCAACATGATCGGAGACAAGGGGGCCAATGAGATCTTCAAAAAATTTGATATATCACAGCTAACAAAGCTGGA GATGTACCACTGCGGCCTCACTAGGTTAAGCTGTGCACGTATTGGGGAATGTCTGAAGCTTGAAACCAGCAATCTGGTGGAACTGAATTTGAGCAACAACAACTTGGAAGACCCAGGGTTTGCGCTGATCTGCGAAGGCATGTACGCCTGGTGTCGTCTAGAAAAACTCAA TATTTCAAGTTGTGGAATCACTGGTGTGGGCTGCTTTTATTTGGCGAAGGTACTGTgttcagtctcacagctctACAGTGGGCTGATGCAGCAAACAGACTGGCAGGCAGTTGAGCTGAAAGACCTTGACCTCAGCATGAACTGCCTCAAAGACAACGGAGTCAAAGATATTGCAGCTGGATTGACGAATCCTTACAGCCACCTCAGAACTCTCAA CCTGAGCCACTGCAGTCTGACTGATGAGTGTTGTGCAGAGATTGCATCAGGACTTGCCTCAAAGGAAAGCATCAGTGAGCTGGACCTGTCGGGCAACGCCCTTCTAGATAAAGGAGTAAAGAAACTCTGTGTGGGACTCAAGAGCCCTCAGTGTAAACTTGATAAATTATC ACTGAGGAGTTGTGGCCTGAGCTCAAGAAGCATTCAGTTCCTGACCGCTGCCCTGAAGTCAAACCCCCAACATCTGACAGAGCTGCATCTGATGGGCAACAATCTGGAAGACTCAGGAATCCGAGTGCTTATGGAACTAACAAAGAACCAGAAATACTCATTGCATACAATAGA
- the LOC122979241 gene encoding ras and Rab interactor 2-like isoform X1 produces MASSMPPGNPQISLTDRSGSFFKLIDTFASEIGELKKEMVQTPPTVDKEPMDIQGLESEVCGVYLQSPHCGGVGGERDSGYDSLRRRMSVLDRLTQTHPVWLLLSVSEEEARRVLLKQPPGVFLVRKSVALQRKVLSVRLKEDHSGTPISHFPVRESQYTFSLDGSGISFADLFRLVAFYCISRDVLPFTLKLPEAIASAKTQKELEEVAQLGAGFWDSALCSQRRTSPRPCRPLSRTLSPQRTNRNREVEGSLERHTGAHCDSAPPTLRSHAPPPSFHLERRHSSGPLCFVNPLFLQTHHHHHHCEEDSSSHAVKSDDNLENAEKASVKLASNNQESDQHSDKIKVNSKSCSPPPRPPPPRSMPRRRPAPPPPGPPAPSTRPKSMPETVAVAPRKQQSPSRRPAPARPPMGAKQSSPSKTTSSPIPVPSNPPPPRPKKPDLEAHRCHIALDDETIAKALSRARLPPCQPPPSVPADVLLENNAGLSIPSERRRQRLSDMSMSTSSSDSLEYSQSPGFSLGLAPSPPRHLNHQDPVEDSTEDDEDGEEEEEEDYGVGLEADLEMRLRPSFKARRRRVGVSLSGGSFILPRALKGRFRKVSGMLSSLMTPERRAVKRIAELSRDKSSYFGSLVQDYISFVQENRGCHTSGMDFLQTLRQFMTQMKAYLRQSSELDPPIESLIPEDQIDQVLEKAMHKCVLKPLRSVIEVALHDFQVNSGAWQQLRENLALAKTKRPQELGVDGAVPPDPVAIEKIRHKFLNMRKMYSPEKKVSLLLRVCKLIYTIMQDNSGRMYGADDFLPMLTYVVAQCDMPQLDTDIQYMMELLDPSLLQGEGGYYLTSAYGAMALIKNFQEEQAARVLSSEARNTLHQWHRRRTAQRSVPSVDDFQNYLRVALQEMDTGCTAKTLIVHPYTTTEEVCSLCAFKFKIPDPENYALFLVTEDTSQQLAPDTHPQRIKAELHSRPRAQIFHFVYRRVPNLNLCIPAVIHNGNCLQVE; encoded by the exons ATGGCCTCCAGCATGCCACCCGGGAATCCCCAAATCAGCCTCACGGACAGGAGCGGTAGCTTCTTCAAG CTGATTGACACATTTGCATCAGAGATCGGGGAGTTGAAGAAAGAGATGGTCCAGACCCCTCCAACAGTGGACAAAGAGCCCATGGACATACAAGG GCTAGAGAGTGAGGTGTGTGGCGTTTACTTACAGTCTCCCCACTGTGGCGGGGTGGGGGGTGAAAGGGACTCCGGGTACGACTCCTTGCGGAGGAGGATGAGCGTGTTGGACAGGCTGACTCAAACCCACCCGGTGTGGCTGCTGCTGTCGGTCAGTGAAGAAGAGGCCAGACGCGTTCTGCTCAAACAGCCACCAGGG GTTTTCCTGGTCAGGAAGTCAGTTGCCCTGCAGAGAAAGGTCCTCTCTGTGCGTCTGAAAGAGGATCATTCAGGAACTCCCATCAGCCACTTCCCTGTCAGAGAGAGCCAGTACA CCTTTTCTCTCGATGGCTCTGGGATCAGCTTTGCAGATCTGTTTCGCCTGGTGGCTTTCTACTGTATTAGCAG GGATGTCCTGCCTTTCACACTCAAACTCCCAGAGGCCATTGCATCTGCCAAAACTCAGAAAGAACTGGAGGAGGTGGCTCAGCTTGGAGCAG GCTTCTGGGACTCTGCACTGTGCAGTCAACGTCGCACCTCCCCCCGTCCCTGTCGCCCTTTGAGCCGTACCCTCAGCCCCCAGCGAACTAACAGGAACAGGGAGGTCGAGGGGTCACTGGAGAGACACACTGGGGCTCACTGTGACAGTGCGCCCCCGACCCTACGGTCCCACGCTCCTCCACCTTCCTTTCATCTTGAGAGAAGACATTCCAGTGGTCCTCTCTGCTTCGTCAACCCTCTGTTTCTCCAGactcatcaccaccaccaccactgtgAGGAAGATTCATCTTCACATGCTGTCAAATCTGATGACAACCTAGAGAATGCAGAGAAAGCGTCCGTGAAGCTGGCAAGCAACAACCAAGAGAGCGACCAGCACTCGGACAAGATCAAAGTGAACAGCAAATCCTGCTCCCCTCCTCCTCGTCCCCCTCCTCCCCGCTCAATGCCACGCCGGCGCCCTGCTCCACCTCCACCTGGACCTCCAGCACCTAGCACCAGACCCAAGAGCATGCCAGAGACCGTTGCTGTGGCTCCAAGGAAACAACAGTCCCCCAGCAGGCGTCCAGCACCTGCTCGGCCACCAATGGGTGCCAAGCAAAGCAGCCCATCCAAAACTACCAGCTCACCAATCCCTGTGCCTTCAAACCCACCACCTCCAAGACCTAAAAAACCTGATCTGGAAGCCCACCGCTGCCACATTGCCCTGGACGATGAGACAATCGCCAAGGCCTTGTCTCGTGCCAGGCTTCCACCCTGCCAGCCTCCTCCTTCTGTTCCTGCTGATGTACTACTGGAGAATAACGCGGGTTTGTCCATCCCAAGTGAGAGGAGACGCCAGCGGCTCAGTGACATGAGCATGTCTACTTCTTCCTCTGACTCATTGGAATATTCACAGTCTCCTGGATTCTCCCTGGGCTTGGCTCCCAGCCCGCCACGACACCTTAATCATCAAGACCCAGTGGAGGATAGCACTGAAGATGATGAggatggagaagaagaagaggaggaggactaTGGGGTCGGCCTGGAGGCAGACTTAGAAATGCGCCTCCGTCCGTCCTTCAAAGCGCGGAGGCGAAGGGTTGGCGTGAGTCTGAGTGGAGGATCCTTTATTCTCCCCAGGGCCTTGAAAGGACGCTTCCGCAAGGTGAGCGGTATGCTCAGTTCCCTCATGACCCCTGAGAGACGGGCGGTGAAAAGGATCGCTGAGCTGTCCAGGGATAAAAGCTCATATTTTGGCTCCCTGGTCCAGGACTACATCAGCTTTGTTCAGGAGAACCGGGGCTGTCACACATCAGGGATGGATTTTCTGCAAACTCTCAGGCAGTTTATGACACAGATGAAGGCTTACCTGCGCCAGAGCTCTGAGCTGGACCCTCCTATAGAGTCACTCATACCTGAAGATCAGATCG ACCAGGTGCTAGAGAAGGCCATGCACAAGTGTGTTCTGAAGCCTCTGAGGAGCGTGATCGAGGTGGCTTTACATGACTTCCAG GTGAACAGCGGAGCTTGGCAGCAGCTGAGGGAAAATCTGGCCCTGGCTAAGACCAAGAGGCCTCAGGAGCTGGGGGTGGATGGGGCCGTGCCCCCTGACCCCGTGGCTATTGAGAAAATCCGCCACAAGTTCCTAAACATGAGGAAGATGTACTCCCCTGAGAAAAAGGTGTCACTGCTGCTGCGTGTGTGCAAACTCATCTACACCATCATGCAGGATAACTCAG GGAGGATGTACGGTGCAGATGACTTCCTACCCATGCTGACCTATGTAGTGGCTCAGTGCGACATGCCTCAGCTGGACACAGATATCCAGTACATGATGGAGCTGCTGGACCCATCTCTGCTTCAAGGAGAGG GTGGCTACTACCTGACCAGCGCCTACGGAGCCATGGCCCTCATCAAGAACTTCCAGGAGGAGCAGGCAGCCAGAGTGCTGAGCTCTGAGGCCAGGAACACTCTGCATCAGTGGCACCGCCGACGCACCGCCCAGCGTTCAGTGCCATCAGTGGACGACTTTCAG aaCTATCTCCGTGTAGCCCTGCAAGAAATGGACACAGGCTGTACGGCCAAAACGTTGATCGTCCACCCTTACACCACCACAGAAGAGGTCTGCTCACTCTGTGCTTTCAAATTCAAGATTCCCGACCCTGAGAACTACGCACTGTTTCTGGTCACCGAGGACACCAGCCAGCAGCTCGCCCCGGATACACACCCTCAACGAATCAAAGCCGAGCTGCACAGCCGGCCTCGTGCACAGATCTTCCATTTTGTCTACAGGAGGGTGCCTAACCTTAACCTCTGTATCCCTGCCGTCATACACAACGGAAACTGCCTTCAAGTCGAGTAG
- the LOC122979241 gene encoding ras and Rab interactor 2-like isoform X2 has protein sequence MASSMPPGNPQISLTDRSGSFFKLIDTFASEIGELKKEMVQTPPTVDKEPMDIQGLESEVCGVYLQSPHCGGVGGERDSGYDSLRRRMSVLDRLTQTHPVWLLLSVSEEEARRVLLKQPPGVFLVRKSVALQRKVLSVRLKEDHSGTPISHFPVRESQYTFSLDGSGISFADLFRLVAFYCISRDVLPFTLKLPEAIASAKTQKELEEVAQLGAGFWDSALCSQRRTSPRPCRPLSRTLSPQRTNRNREVEGSLERHTGAHCDSAPPTLRSHAPPPSFHLERRHSSGPLCFVNPLFLQTHHHHHHCEEDSSSHAVKSDDNLENAEKASVKLASNNQESDQHSDKIKVNSKSCSPPPRPPPPRSMPRRRPAPPPPGPPAPSTRPKSMPETVAVAPRKQQSPSRRPAPARPPMGAKQSSPSKTTSSPIPVPSNPPPPRPKKPDLEAHRCHIALDDETIAKALSRARLPPCQPPPSVPADVLLENNAGLSIPSERRRQRLSDMSMSTSSSDSLEYSQSPGFSLGLAPSPPRHLNHQDPVEDSTEDDEDGEEEEEEDYGVGLEADLEMRLRPSFKARRRRVGVSLSGGSFILPRALKGRFRKVSGMLSSLMTPERRAVKRIAELSRDKSSYFGSLVQDYISFVQENRGCHTSGMDFLQTLRQFMTQMKAYLRQSSELDPPIESLIPEDQIDQVLEKAMHKCVLKPLRSVIEVALHDFQVNSGAWQQLRENLALAKTKRPQELGVDGAVPPDPVAIEKIRHKFLNMRKMYSPEKKVSLLLRVCKLIYTIMQDNSGRMYGADDFLPMLTYVVAQCDMPQLDTDIQYMMELLDPSLLQGEGGYYLTSAYGAMALIKNFQEEQAARVLSSEARNTLHQWHRRRTAQRSVPSVDDFQVSRLT, from the exons ATGGCCTCCAGCATGCCACCCGGGAATCCCCAAATCAGCCTCACGGACAGGAGCGGTAGCTTCTTCAAG CTGATTGACACATTTGCATCAGAGATCGGGGAGTTGAAGAAAGAGATGGTCCAGACCCCTCCAACAGTGGACAAAGAGCCCATGGACATACAAGG GCTAGAGAGTGAGGTGTGTGGCGTTTACTTACAGTCTCCCCACTGTGGCGGGGTGGGGGGTGAAAGGGACTCCGGGTACGACTCCTTGCGGAGGAGGATGAGCGTGTTGGACAGGCTGACTCAAACCCACCCGGTGTGGCTGCTGCTGTCGGTCAGTGAAGAAGAGGCCAGACGCGTTCTGCTCAAACAGCCACCAGGG GTTTTCCTGGTCAGGAAGTCAGTTGCCCTGCAGAGAAAGGTCCTCTCTGTGCGTCTGAAAGAGGATCATTCAGGAACTCCCATCAGCCACTTCCCTGTCAGAGAGAGCCAGTACA CCTTTTCTCTCGATGGCTCTGGGATCAGCTTTGCAGATCTGTTTCGCCTGGTGGCTTTCTACTGTATTAGCAG GGATGTCCTGCCTTTCACACTCAAACTCCCAGAGGCCATTGCATCTGCCAAAACTCAGAAAGAACTGGAGGAGGTGGCTCAGCTTGGAGCAG GCTTCTGGGACTCTGCACTGTGCAGTCAACGTCGCACCTCCCCCCGTCCCTGTCGCCCTTTGAGCCGTACCCTCAGCCCCCAGCGAACTAACAGGAACAGGGAGGTCGAGGGGTCACTGGAGAGACACACTGGGGCTCACTGTGACAGTGCGCCCCCGACCCTACGGTCCCACGCTCCTCCACCTTCCTTTCATCTTGAGAGAAGACATTCCAGTGGTCCTCTCTGCTTCGTCAACCCTCTGTTTCTCCAGactcatcaccaccaccaccactgtgAGGAAGATTCATCTTCACATGCTGTCAAATCTGATGACAACCTAGAGAATGCAGAGAAAGCGTCCGTGAAGCTGGCAAGCAACAACCAAGAGAGCGACCAGCACTCGGACAAGATCAAAGTGAACAGCAAATCCTGCTCCCCTCCTCCTCGTCCCCCTCCTCCCCGCTCAATGCCACGCCGGCGCCCTGCTCCACCTCCACCTGGACCTCCAGCACCTAGCACCAGACCCAAGAGCATGCCAGAGACCGTTGCTGTGGCTCCAAGGAAACAACAGTCCCCCAGCAGGCGTCCAGCACCTGCTCGGCCACCAATGGGTGCCAAGCAAAGCAGCCCATCCAAAACTACCAGCTCACCAATCCCTGTGCCTTCAAACCCACCACCTCCAAGACCTAAAAAACCTGATCTGGAAGCCCACCGCTGCCACATTGCCCTGGACGATGAGACAATCGCCAAGGCCTTGTCTCGTGCCAGGCTTCCACCCTGCCAGCCTCCTCCTTCTGTTCCTGCTGATGTACTACTGGAGAATAACGCGGGTTTGTCCATCCCAAGTGAGAGGAGACGCCAGCGGCTCAGTGACATGAGCATGTCTACTTCTTCCTCTGACTCATTGGAATATTCACAGTCTCCTGGATTCTCCCTGGGCTTGGCTCCCAGCCCGCCACGACACCTTAATCATCAAGACCCAGTGGAGGATAGCACTGAAGATGATGAggatggagaagaagaagaggaggaggactaTGGGGTCGGCCTGGAGGCAGACTTAGAAATGCGCCTCCGTCCGTCCTTCAAAGCGCGGAGGCGAAGGGTTGGCGTGAGTCTGAGTGGAGGATCCTTTATTCTCCCCAGGGCCTTGAAAGGACGCTTCCGCAAGGTGAGCGGTATGCTCAGTTCCCTCATGACCCCTGAGAGACGGGCGGTGAAAAGGATCGCTGAGCTGTCCAGGGATAAAAGCTCATATTTTGGCTCCCTGGTCCAGGACTACATCAGCTTTGTTCAGGAGAACCGGGGCTGTCACACATCAGGGATGGATTTTCTGCAAACTCTCAGGCAGTTTATGACACAGATGAAGGCTTACCTGCGCCAGAGCTCTGAGCTGGACCCTCCTATAGAGTCACTCATACCTGAAGATCAGATCG ACCAGGTGCTAGAGAAGGCCATGCACAAGTGTGTTCTGAAGCCTCTGAGGAGCGTGATCGAGGTGGCTTTACATGACTTCCAG GTGAACAGCGGAGCTTGGCAGCAGCTGAGGGAAAATCTGGCCCTGGCTAAGACCAAGAGGCCTCAGGAGCTGGGGGTGGATGGGGCCGTGCCCCCTGACCCCGTGGCTATTGAGAAAATCCGCCACAAGTTCCTAAACATGAGGAAGATGTACTCCCCTGAGAAAAAGGTGTCACTGCTGCTGCGTGTGTGCAAACTCATCTACACCATCATGCAGGATAACTCAG GGAGGATGTACGGTGCAGATGACTTCCTACCCATGCTGACCTATGTAGTGGCTCAGTGCGACATGCCTCAGCTGGACACAGATATCCAGTACATGATGGAGCTGCTGGACCCATCTCTGCTTCAAGGAGAGG GTGGCTACTACCTGACCAGCGCCTACGGAGCCATGGCCCTCATCAAGAACTTCCAGGAGGAGCAGGCAGCCAGAGTGCTGAGCTCTGAGGCCAGGAACACTCTGCATCAGTGGCACCGCCGACGCACCGCCCAGCGTTCAGTGCCATCAGTGGACGACTTTCAGGTATCGCGCCTGACCTGA